From the genome of Glycine max cultivar Williams 82 chromosome 2, Glycine_max_v4.0, whole genome shotgun sequence, one region includes:
- the LOC100817460 gene encoding pto-interacting protein 1-like isoform X1: MSCFSCCEEDDLHKAAESGGPYVVKNPAGNDGNYHASQTAKQGTQPVKPQPIEVPNISADELKEVTDNFGQDSLIGEGSYGRVYYGVLKSGQAAAIKNLDASKQPDEEFLAQVSMVSRLKHENFVQLLGYCIDGTSRILAYQFASNGSLHDILHGRKGVKGAQPGPVLTWAQRVKIAVGAARGLEYLHEKADPHIIHRDIKSSNVLIFDDDVAKIADFDLSNQAPDMAARLHSTRVLGTFGYHAPEYAMTGQLNAKSDVYSFGVVLLELLTGRKPVDHTLPRGQQSLVTWATPKLSEDKVRQCVDTRLGGEYPPKAVAKMAAVAALCVQYEADFRPNMSIVVKALQPLLTARPGPAGETPN; the protein is encoded by the exons ATGAGTTGTTTCAGCTGTTGCGAAGAGGATGACCTCCATAAGGCTGCTGAAAGTGGAGGACCCTATGTTGTAAAAAATCCAGCAG GGAATGATGGAAATTATCATGCTTCTCAAACTGCAAAGCAGGGCACTCAGCCTGTTAAACCTCAGCCCATTGAAGTTCCTAATATATCAGCAGATGAACTGAAAGAAGTTACGGATAACTTTGGTCAAGATTCTCTGATTGGAGAGGGATCCTATGGAAGAGTATATTATGGTGTTCTTAAAAGTGGGCAGGCTGCAGCAATCAAGAATTTGGATGCCAGTAAACAGCCTGATGAGGAATTTTTAGCCCAG gtttcaaTGGTATCAAGGCTGAAGCATGAAAATTTTGTTCAGTTGCTTGGATATTGCATTGATGGAACCTCCCGTATTCTTGCTTATCAGTTTGCATCTAATGGGTCTCTTCATGATATTTTACACG GCAGAAAAGGTGTTAAAGGAGCACAGCCTGGTCCAGTTTTGACATGGGCACAAAGAGTAAAAATTGCTGTAGGGGCTGCAAGAGGACTTGAATACTTGCATGAGAAGGCTGATCCACACATTATTCACCGGGACATCAAGTCAAGCAATGTGCTAATCTTTGATGATGATGTTGCTAAAATTGCAGATTTTGATTTATCAAATCAGGCTCCCGACATGGCTGCACGTCTTCATTCTACTCGTGTCCTTGGAACCTTTGGTTATCATGCTCCGGA ATATGCAATGACTGGACAATTGAATGCTAAGAGTGATGTATACAGTTTTGGCGTTGTCCTTCTGGAACTTCTGACTGGAAGGAAACCCGTTGATCATACACTACCACGTGGACAACAGAGTCTGGTTACTTGG GCTACACCAAAACTCAGTGAGGATAAAGTCAGGCAGTGTGTTGATACAAGACTAGGAGGAGAATACCCACCCAAAGCTGTTGCTAAG ATGGCCGCTGTTGCTGCACTGTGTGTGCAATATGAAGCTGATTTCAGACCAAACATGAGCATTGTAGTCAAAGCTCTTCAACCTTTGTTGACTGCACGACCTGGACCTGCCGGTGAAACACCAAATTAA
- the LOC100817460 gene encoding pto-interacting protein 1-like — translation MSCFSCCEEDDLHKAAESGGPYVPIEVPNISADELKEVTDNFGQDSLIGEGSYGRVYYGVLKSGQAAAIKNLDASKQPDEEFLAQVSMVSRLKHENFVQLLGYCIDGTSRILAYQFASNGSLHDILHGRKGVKGAQPGPVLTWAQRVKIAVGAARGLEYLHEKADPHIIHRDIKSSNVLIFDDDVAKIADFDLSNQAPDMAARLHSTRVLGTFGYHAPEYAMTGQLNAKSDVYSFGVVLLELLTGRKPVDHTLPRGQQSLVTWATPKLSEDKVRQCVDTRLGGEYPPKAVAKMAAVAALCVQYEADFRPNMSIVVKALQPLLTARPGPAGETPN, via the exons ATGAGTTGTTTCAGCTGTTGCGAAGAGGATGACCTCCATAAGGCTGCTGAAAGTGGAGGACCCTATGTT CCCATTGAAGTTCCTAATATATCAGCAGATGAACTGAAAGAAGTTACGGATAACTTTGGTCAAGATTCTCTGATTGGAGAGGGATCCTATGGAAGAGTATATTATGGTGTTCTTAAAAGTGGGCAGGCTGCAGCAATCAAGAATTTGGATGCCAGTAAACAGCCTGATGAGGAATTTTTAGCCCAG gtttcaaTGGTATCAAGGCTGAAGCATGAAAATTTTGTTCAGTTGCTTGGATATTGCATTGATGGAACCTCCCGTATTCTTGCTTATCAGTTTGCATCTAATGGGTCTCTTCATGATATTTTACACG GCAGAAAAGGTGTTAAAGGAGCACAGCCTGGTCCAGTTTTGACATGGGCACAAAGAGTAAAAATTGCTGTAGGGGCTGCAAGAGGACTTGAATACTTGCATGAGAAGGCTGATCCACACATTATTCACCGGGACATCAAGTCAAGCAATGTGCTAATCTTTGATGATGATGTTGCTAAAATTGCAGATTTTGATTTATCAAATCAGGCTCCCGACATGGCTGCACGTCTTCATTCTACTCGTGTCCTTGGAACCTTTGGTTATCATGCTCCGGA ATATGCAATGACTGGACAATTGAATGCTAAGAGTGATGTATACAGTTTTGGCGTTGTCCTTCTGGAACTTCTGACTGGAAGGAAACCCGTTGATCATACACTACCACGTGGACAACAGAGTCTGGTTACTTGG GCTACACCAAAACTCAGTGAGGATAAAGTCAGGCAGTGTGTTGATACAAGACTAGGAGGAGAATACCCACCCAAAGCTGTTGCTAAG ATGGCCGCTGTTGCTGCACTGTGTGTGCAATATGAAGCTGATTTCAGACCAAACATGAGCATTGTAGTCAAAGCTCTTCAACCTTTGTTGACTGCACGACCTGGACCTGCCGGTGAAACACCAAATTAA